GAGATTCtcaaaaatgcaaaatgaagtTTTAGAAAATGGGAAGCAGCGTCTGGAGTGGCAGGCCGGCCTGGTGGATGACGGCAAAGAGCGAgaggtattggggggggggggggacactacATGGGGTAAAATCCaggcctctcctccctccttgctGTGTCCTTTTCCAGGTAATGCCATCTACCccgaggggaagaaggagaagggaagtggGTGTGGACGGGGGCCATCCCCAGAGCAACAGGCCCCTGATCCACCCAAAGATCCGGCCGCttctccccatccccccccccccttggctGTCTGGATAGAGCCAGGAAGGGCTGGGAAGGTCCTGCAGCTcctcttcggggggggggggggacacctaCCTGCAGAGCGTGGACTGTGCCTGGGGGAACCAGCCGGCTGCTCGGCTCCCTGAAAGGCCACAAAGGGAGAAGCAGCTCAGGGCCAGCACCTGCAGTCAGGCAGGGCGCAGAGCCAGGGGGTTCGCCAGGCCTCTGCCCACTGGACAAGCATGCACCTCAAGCGGGCGGCTGCCAGAAGTCCCAGCATCCACAGCACCAGCCCTGCTCTCTCTCCAGGACCCAAACAGCCCCAGCCCCACCAGCTGAATTCACACAGCACACAGAAGTTCATAAAACACGCAGGGCCTAAGTAAACCTATTCCGCCTTCTCGGCCCAGCCTGGTTCCCACTTAGGGGCTGAGCCAGTGGCCGGCTCTCTCCACCTGCCGTCCAGCCCCACCTTCCCCTAGAGGGTGGCCCCAGGGCGAAGGCAGCACTTGTGGTAGTTCCTACCTGGCCGGGGTGCTTCGGCTTAGGGAGGCCACTGCCCTTCTCAgccaggctgctgctgctgtggaaGCAAGAGGCGCCTTCAGGACACAAACCCAGCCAGCCCCACAGAGACCCTGGGTGCCCTTTGCCAGCCCTCCATCGCTGGCCTTTGGGAAGGAGCAGAGCCCTCCGAAGGAGCCAGGAGGAGGACGGGCTGCGAGGCAGAGAACAGGCATGAGGGGCTGAATGCGACCGGCTCCTGCTGGCCCCCCACCTAATCCTGGAGGTGTCAACTAGGAGGCGCTTCGCGATTCAACTGAGCACATGGGCAGGGGGCCAATTCCTTCCAGAGGTTGGAGGGGCACTTCCTGGAGAGGAAAGGCTGACAGAGGGCATCTCCCTGGTCATCATcccgctcagctccgggatagcttggaccaagattgcgatgatccggatgagatgactgaggcgcgtcttgttgatgttgtttgggatgagtttgattctgtggctctcgaggacgtggacaggttgctggggaggctgcacgccactacatgtttactggacccgtgcccctcctggctggtgctggccactcaggaggtgacacgaggctggctccgggggattataaatgcttctttgatggaggggacctttcccgccgccttgaaagaggcggtggtgagacccctcctcaagaagccttccctggacccagctattttgggtaattaccgtccagtctccaaccttcgctttgtggcgaaggttgtagagagtgtggtggcgtggcagtttcctcagtacctggaggaagctgtctatctagacccgttccagtccggcttccggcctggttatagtacggagacagctttggtcgcgttggtggatgacctctggagggccagggataggggttgttcctctgccttggtcctgttagatctctcgtcggcttttgataccatcgaccatggtatcctgctgcgccggttggaggggttgggagtgggaggcaccgtttatcggtggttctcctcctacctttccgaccggtcgcagacggtgttggcaggggggcagagatcggccgtgaggcacctcacttgtggggtgccgcaggggtcgattctctcgcctctcctgttcaacatctatatgaagccgttgggcgaggtcatcagtggctttggggtgagttatcacctgtacactgatgatactcagctgtacttctccaccccaggccacaccAGCGAAGCTgtccaagtgctgtcccgttgtttggaggccgtacgggtctggatggggagaaacagactcaggctcaatccatccaagacggagtggctgtggatgccggcatctcggtacagtcagctgcaactgcagctgactgttgggggcgagtcactggccccaacggaaagggtgcgcaacttgggcgttctcctggatggatggctgtcgttcgaagaccatttggcggccgtctccaggagagctttttaccaggttcgcctggtctgccagttgcgcccctttcttgaccggggtgccttatgcacggtcattcatgctctcgtcacttctcgcctggattattgcaatgctctctacatggggctccccttgaggtgcactcggagacttcagttagtccagaatgcagctgcgcgggtgattgagggagcaccacgttgctcccgggtaacaccactcctgcgcagtctgcactggctacctgtggtcttccgggtgcgcttcaaggttttggtcaccaccttcaaagcgctccatggcttagggccgggttacttacgggaccgcctgctgttaccacatgcctcccaccgacccgtacgctcacacagagagggtcttctcagggtgccgtccgccaagcagtgtcggctggcggcccccaggggaagggccttctctgtgggagcacctacgctctggaacgaacttccccccagtttacgccaattgcctgacctccggacctttcgccgggaactgaaaacttatttatttatccaagcgggactggcctgatttttaaatgctaatttttttaaattcttaaatcttaaattttaattgtattttattgggtattttatatggtcaattggatggttttaatttcggcctttttggaataagttttttaattgttattttagtttgtatataaattgttttaatgcaggctgtacaccgccctgagtccttcgggagaagggcggtataaaagtttaattaaataaataaataaataaataaataaatttagcagAGGCACAGTGGCTTCAGCTGCCCCTGCATGTGCCCGCAGACCCATGGAGAGGTTGCCAGCCAACACGGTCGCTGCATGGAGACTGGCGGAGACTGGTGGAAGGACCGACTCTCCCAGCCGCAGATGCCCACCTGTCTGGCCTCTCGGCCCCCTGCGTCCACCGCTGGTGCTGGCGCTccctttcctgccacagctgcAGGAGTTCAGGGCGACGGCGTTCCTCGGCTGAGAACTCCGGCTTGGCGAGGCCGGCCCCACTGCTGCTCCTAAAGAATGGGGAGGAAGGCTGCAAGTCCACAGGGGGAGCTGCTCTGCGGCTGGGCTGAGCCAGTGGTGGGGCCACAAAGCACCCAGTCCGCAGAGCCGAGGATCGGCCGTGCTAGGAGGGGGGAGAAGATCCGGCCTGCCCACCCTGCGATTCCTGGAAGAGGACCAGCCCCCACCTGGCAGAGACCTGGTAGGGCAAGGCCCCACTTCCTGCTGGCCTCCTCAAGGCAACGCAGCCGGCCAGGGAGTATCCCCTACCTGCCAGTCATCAGCCCTGGCTCTGCAGTGCCCACTCTCTGGGAAGGGATCCTGGCGTGTTTCTGGGGCTCCTATAGAAGACGGACACAGGAGAGTCAGTGTGGGGGTTCCCCTCCTATCCCCTCCATccgcccacacccacacccacacacacccggTCAAAACCAATCTTGCTGCTCGGCACAGGAACGGGAGTATTTTCCCACGGTCTCCCGGAACAGAGTCCCAGCCGCTCTGCTGATTAGAGTGAGAGGGTCCCCAGAGGCAGCCCCTTACCTCGTGGGGCGCTGTCCCGGGGAAGCCGGTCCATGCCTTGCCGGTCCTCCCAGCCGGAGGGGGCCCCATTGCCTCTTCCTCTGCCAGcgaatcctcctcttcctcctcctccccattcacGCTGCTATCAATGTAGTCGAACTGCTCTAGTTCTCCGGCATCGCCTGGGGCCAATGGGGATAGGGAAGAGCTGTGAGGAAGAGCTGGGCTCCAGTCACCTCCACGCTCTCCAGCCCTCCTCAGCTACGGTAATGCTGGCGGAGGCACAACCCccgtcccaggggtgaaatccagcaggttctggagaaccggtagcggaaattttgagtagtttggagaaccggcaaataccacctctggctggccgtagagtggggtgggaatggagattttgcagtatccttcccctgacacgcccaccaagccgcggccacagaaccggtagcagaaaaatttggatttcaccactgccccgtcCCTTCCTGCACTCACCTGCCCCTCCACGCTTCTCCCTCAGCTGCTTGGGGTCGCGAGCCAACTCGGCAATGCGGAAGGAGAGGTCGGAGAACTCATCGGTGGACTGAGGAAGGGAGAGTGCCCCAGTCAGGACAAAACCGAGGGCCCCCATTTTCAGCCCTGGTTGCGGGGGTCTCTCCTGCTCCCGCAAGGCTCCCTCCTCCAGCATGGGAAAAGGGCGAAGAGATTTCACCCACCAGGCACCACGTACCTCGTTCCCCGACCACCGCTTGCTGCCGCTGTCCACACTGTGGAAGCCCGAGTCGAGGCCGCCGTGTTGCCGTGCTGGATAGAAGTCGTCTGGGAGGCTGAAAGGCAGGACAGTAGCTGAAGCGGCTCCGACCACCGAGGTCCTTCCCTCTGACCAGAGGCTGGCAGCCCCTTCTGGGGCCTGCCCTTGGCTTCTTACCATGTGCCAAAGCCAGCGGGGCGTCCCTGGGTGAGCTCTGCCAGGTCCGGCCTGCCTTTGCCGCAGGCCTCGACATTGAGGTATTTGAAGATGTGGATTTTGCCTTTCAGGCAGACCTGCGGAAACGGAGCCCGTCAGGCACGGAACGACCATCCCAGCCACTTGGAAGGAACGGCCAGGCCTGCGTCCCTCTGCGGCTGCTCCCTGGCCCGGTGAGCTgaggagacctccaagggcctGGCAAAGTCCTCCGGGGTGCCTCGGTCCAGCCGCCCAAGGAGCAGTCCAGAGAGAGATCCTATCCAAGCTGCGGGACAAAGCCCCTGCCCCACAACAGGTGTGGCTGATGTTCCTGGCAAGGAGGCTCAAAGGAAAGGATCACAAGAGCAGAGACCGCCCTGCGGAAATTGGGCAGGTGGAAAAAAGAGGGAACCCGAGGTTTTCTCTGTggcaggagaggtgggggggggctgccCACTTTTCGAGGCTGAGATTTCTTTCCTGACCGCTCTGCCTTCTGGGCTGGGACGAGATCCCTGGCAGAGGAGAAAGCAGCGCTTGGAGGCTGAGcagcccccttccccctccccccccccccacggggGACAGAGCACAAAGCTCACACTCACAATTCTCTCTTTTATGCCAGTAACTTTGACATTAAAGTTTGTTTTGAGGCTGTGCATCGTTTTATTATAGAAACCTTTACTTTATTTTCAACTCCCTTTGACGGCCGCATTTCTGGCACATTCACCTTAGCCTGAAAACCAGAGAGGCAGATCGCAGTTTCCTTTATTctgaaagattttaaaaacttCGCCATGTTTCAAGTACAAAACAGGGCAATGGGGGCTCGAGCCAAATATCTTCATGGTCCTTTCCCATTTCTTATTTAATcagaatttattatttatcaCATGTGATTAGTGTCTCCCTTCAGCCAACTGTATTGCcgctacagacttcagaggagataattagaactgcagaaaaaacaatggctaccaacctgccttctactgaggacctgtatactgcacgagtcaaaaagagggccgtgaaaatatttacagacccctcgcatcctggacataaactgtttcaactctcaaaaggacgctatagagccctgcacaccagaacaactagacacaagaacagttttttcccgaaggccatcactctgctaaacaaataattccctcaacactgtcagactatttactgaatctgcactactattaatcgtttcatagttcccatcgccaatctctttccacttatgactgtatgactataacttgttgctggcaatccttatgatttatattgatatattgatcatcaattgtgttgtaaatgttgtaccttgatgaacgtatcttttcttttatgtacactgagagcatatgcaccaagacaaattccttgtgtgtccaatcacacttggccaataaaattctattctattctattctattattaagtgttgtaccttaggattcttgatgaacctatcttgtcttttatgtacactgagaacatatacaccaaaacaaattccttgtgtgtccaatcacacttggctaataaaactattctattctattctattctattctttctcatttaaattctttttccgcctcctcctccttttctgggcCATTGTACCCCCAGCCTCCATCCCTGAAGCAGCCCGGGATTAGCCGGGGGAGGACAGGGTCAGCCAGGCCCAGGTGCTCAGCCAGGACCCAAATGGAGCTGGGGTGAGGTGGCTGGTCCGCCTACCTGAGCAGGTGGGAACTGCAGGGGATTGTTCTCCAGGAGGAGGCACTGCAGGTGTCGCAAGTGGCGGAAGCAGACCGGAAGGCGAGTGACCAGGTTGCAGGAAAAGTCCAGCCGCACCAGCGGAAGCTCAGCTAACTCTGCAAAGGCAAAGGGGGCAGTTGGAAAGGCTCCGGGAGCAGCCAGTGCCCCAAATGCCCCAGGTGCTCAGTGGAGGGGACCGGCTGGCCAAACCGCTGACCTTCAGGCAGGATGGTGATCTGGTTCCGGCGAACGCTGAGATCCCGAAGACACTCCAGACCTCCCATGCTCCCCGGAAGGGACCGCAGCTCATTGCTGCTGACATCCTGGTCAGGAAGGGACAAAGGGAACCGAGTGAACCCCCGGCATCCCCCAAAACAGGGGCTGCAGATAGGAAGGGCACAGGCCAAAGCTGAACAGCAAGATGTCAACCACTCTGAAGAGCCCTCCGAACCCCCTCCCTCAAGCCCCTGCCCATCATCGTCACATCTGGCCAGCCACGAGAGGGGTCTGCATGGTGCTGCAGCCACATGGATTTTGGCAGCTTCCCCATCTCTGGCTTCCAGCTTGGAGCCTGTCCTGTCCTGGCTTGGCCTTGGCCTTTCTCTGAGGGTCCCCctgcccgcccacctgccctccgCATGCAGCAGACTCACCAGCTGGCGAAGGCTGCCGAGGGAGCCGATGTCCTCCGGCAGGGAGGCCAGCTTGTTGTTGCTGGCAATGAGAACTTTGAGGGGCAGGTGGCACAGGCAGGCGGGCAGGGCGGAGATCTGGTTCCGGctgtggggaggaaggaaggctggCTGAGAAGGCCTCCACTCCTGAGAGCACGCCTGGCCCCTGGCACAGCACCCGGCTCTTTGCCCCAGTTGACAGCTGCCTCCCTTCCCCGAGTACCTGATGTTCAGGTGGGTGAGGGCCTGGAGGTTGGCAATGGCCGGAGGGAGGCTGCGCAGGCAGTTGTGGTACAGACTCAGCCCTTCCAGGGACATCAAGTGGCAGGCGTCTTCGGGCACTTCGGCAAAGCGGTTCCGCGAGAGATCTGTGCAGGAGGAGAGTTGTGAGATCCCAGAATCCTTCCCAGGGGACGGGGACCCAAAGGGGAAGATACCCTACTGTGACAAGGCTCCTCTCATTCCCCGGACACCTCTGGGTCTCtgcaaggaaggcaggcaggctgggGTGGGACCCTCTGGGGAGGCAACGCCGAGAAGGTCTGCAATAAAGCCTCGATTTAAGGACCAGAAGGCAAAGGATGCCTGAGAAATCACATTTGCTTGAGCAGCCTTGATTTGCATCATTCACTTTTCATCATTCCCCTTCGGAAGGGAACTGACCAACCCGCCCCTGCCCTGCCAGTGGATCAGCTGGACACCAGCCCTCTGCGAGTGGGATGGGTGCCTCTTTAAGGCGTGTCCTCCCTCGGTGACCCTCTCCAGCCTTGCAATGCTTTCAGGGCCCACATCAGCTTCTGAGATAATCCCTCACCGTCAACCTCCCAGCCCCCGCCCCAGTCAGGGCtgagaccttccttctcctctgaaTGGGGTGGGGGGATAGGGGGTCTGGCCACGTATGCGAGAGGCCAACGTGCTTTCTAGTCTTTGGAGAGTTGAGAGGAGCAGGTCCCAAGGACAGGCAACTATAacagaacagcagagttggaagggaccttggaggtcttctagtccaaccccctgctcaagcaggaaatcctgtaccatcccagacaaacggctgtccaaactcttctttaaaacctccagcacTGAAGCCCCCCCAACTGGCTGACTCAGGCTGCTGCTCTTTAGAGACACAAGCCCAGCCCTGCGCTTTAAGCTACACTTAAACCCGGTTGGTACTGAAATGTGGGGACTCCCTGATAACGGCCACCCCTCCCTTTGGCCTCTCTCTCTGGGTTGCCCCTGCTGGAGATGCCAAAGCAGTCCGAATACTTTCTGTCCTGCTTAATGTCACAAAGGGACATTAGAGGCTAAGCGGCGCTCACAAGACCTAGTTCCCGATGACCCATCCGAAAATGGCCATCTCTGGCCTTCCCTTTCAGCTCTGGAAGAGTAAATAGAACTATAcagatctctctctcacacacacacgcacaggcACGTCATGGGTCCTCCTTCCATGCCTTATTTGGCACAGGCTGAATTTCCTGGCCTCCTGCTTAAGTTAAATACAGTCGTCTTTATAAGAGAAGCTTGAATTAGGGTCTCGAGACTCGGCCATTTTTAAGactgctggatttcaactcccaggcgtggctggctgaggaattctgggagctgaagtccaccagtcttaaaagtggccaactCTGGAGACTCTTGACTTAATGTTTCTCTTTGGATgagaaaggggtgtgtgtgtgtgtcgggtGGGACATACAAAAAAATAATCTTAACATTCTGAACTCAGACCCCTGTGGGAGGGAACTCTCATTTCCAAGGAACCCGCTCCATTTAATGAAACTGGGCTCCCTTGTTCCAGAGGCAAGGAATCTTCTTCCCTGGCGTCTCAGACCGGATCCCCCACCGGGAAACCTGCCAGGTTTTCACCTTTTGGGGAGCTCTCTGGGACGGGGAAGAGGGCTTTGTGGCCATGGAAAAGAAACAGGCCCCTAACGGAGGGGTTTGCAAGCCGTTCCTTGCCAGAGCCTCTGGGGAGGGCAGGGAAGAGCCAAGGAAGGCCCAGGCCTGACCTCTGAAATGCTGCTGCGCAGGCTGGCTTCTGGGATGCTCTGGGGCTAAATTTAGAAGCAGCTCCAGCCCATCCAGGGAGCCCGAGAGCAGCTCCACCAGGATGGGCTCTTCAGCCGGAGCTGCCTCTGAGCTACCTGTCCAGGGCCGTTTGGCCAGGTTAGCTTAGAACCATCTTCAGTTATGAAAAaagccatttttcaaacttaaaaTGCAGGTATGTTAAAATATGTAGCATTTCATCAATAAACCCAAGGCAACATTATGGCTGTGTGGCCGATCCTTCCTTGAGAGATCGCTGGATCCCGTGTCTTTCCAAGCGcaactttctttccccccccccaagggctTTTGGAGATGAGTTCAAagaaagcagggggttggactagagaacctccaaggtcccttccaacttttattcTATGTTCCAAAGGCACAGGAGATCCACAACACTCACTCAGCCCAGGAACCTGTGGACTCTGCTTCCATTCTTTCACCCCAAAATCCTTTCCCGCACCCCATTAACACTGGggattttcaagaagaggctggacagccacttgtcggaatggcatagggtttcctgcctgagcagtgggccggattagaagatctcccttccaactctgttattctgtccccACTCAGCCATCTCATTTTTAAAGGGTTCCTTGTATAGCATTAGGCATCCCAGACCATCCATTATCAAATTGCAAACCTCCCCTAATCTAGGTTACCTATCTTCAACCCAAGGGATCACATGCAGAttttccttgggggggggggagtaatggCAGCTGGTGGATGGTAGCACGGAGCCAACCACCGCCCATCCCAACCTGAACAATAGCGACAGACCGGCTGTCCCACGTGACCTTCCCTGGACACAGATGGCCACTGTCAGGCTGATCTGGAGGGGAGGGGGCCAAGGCACCGGATGGTCTTCAAGGACACTTCAGCCAATCTTTGCAAGGTGCCCCCCCCCGCGCAAAAGCCTGTGGACAATCATTCCGCCGGCAGCCCTGATGGACTCAGAAGCCATGGCGGTGCGCTCCTCCATCCTCCCTGGGAGCCCGTGGCCCACCTCAGTGTGGCAAGCGGACTGACGCGGAGGGGTCGTCTGCTGGAGCATGTGCAGAGAGCACACACCCCACTTTCCTGAGCTTCTCTCTGCCCCCCGCCACCCGGCTTCCTTTACTGACCGCAGAGGCAACATGTGGTTTCAGCCCAGAGAGCCTGGCCAGGAAGGGCAGCCTTGAAACTGGCCAGCAACTCCAGCAATGCTGGGCAGCCCCccccaagagagaaagagagggggccaCTTGGGCACCCTCCTCCCCTGGCACTGCCCTCCGTGTgaggagccccccccccaccaaggcaAGGGAGGGagaacccccaccaagccacggaggAGGCCTCCGGAGTCCCAGAAGGATGCCGCGGCTTCGGAGCGGATGGTGCCCTCGGAACCTCTTATGCAATCGGGGACCCGCCCTTTCTCCTTGCCCAGGAGAAGAGCAGGGCCTCTTCGTGCAATGGACACCTGTCTTTATTTGTTATGAGGTCCCATATGAAGCCCACTTCCGAAAGGCGCTTGGTGGACCCCCAGGGGGCTTCCGTTTGCAAAAGACCGGAGGGGTAAAAATCTACGGGCTGAGCAGCTGATGTAGCCTTTAGCCTCTCCCTGAAGGCAGGAACTCCAACGTGTCCTCCTCATGAGGAAGGGAAGGCCTGCAAAGGaccaggggagggggggggcctcCCCCAAAAGACGCATGTTCATTGCGGGGGGAGGGGTCCTCATCAGAGGATAACTGGAAGCCGGGTCAGGCTGCTCAGAAGAACTTGGAGCCGGAGGGGAAGCAAGTCAGCCACCAGCAGGAGCTGGCCTGGGCTGTTTGGGGATGATGGGTCCTGAGGTACAGCTGCTGGAATGACAGTCCCAGATCAGAGAGACCCTCCAGTTGTGCTGGTGTACACTCCACACTCTCCTGCACACCAGGCCCCAACGCAACCCAGACCCAGGGCAACGGTGATGGCTGGGTATTTATTTAGGATAATGTTTTATTTGGTCTAGGCAGGCCTGGGCCCAGCCTTGGAGGAAGGGGagcaacaaataaaaacaaatctttGTCACAATCAAAAGACTATCGAAACCAAAACTGACTCCAGGCGGCCAAAGGGCTCCTGCTGGGCGGCTATGGTTCTGtcgggtggagggtggagggttcGGCCAACATCTGGGCTTCATGGCCTTCTGTGTCAGCGGCTCCTCAGAAGAAGCCTCTGGgtcagctccccccccccactgggcCTGtcctctgcccccctccccccatggtcCAACTGACTGTGGCCTCTCAACGGGACCCCCAACCAGCAGCAGGGCCCAGCACAACAGGGGGCCTCTGGGATCAAGGGGGGGTCCTTAGCCACCATGAGGTGGATGGCTTTGCCCCCCAGGAACTACCACTTGGGTGGGGAGCCTGGGGAAGTCCTGCCTGATTCCCCCCCACCGGCCACTCTGGAGAGGAGCCTTGCAGGTGTTGCATCTCCGTGCAATCGCAATCCCGTCATTGTGCAACTTCCAGGCTGCCTAGCCTCAGCTCCAACTTCAGGGCAGGGTCCGGGGGAGGGGATCCTCCTGCCCTCCCCTTCTGCTCCCTCCCAAAACAGCCTAGGCCCCAGAGCGCTTCAGGGCCCCAGGCACCCTCCCACTGGGCCCAGGTGCAGGCCAGACCATTGCATCGGTCCCCAGAAGCCCCAGGAACCCCTCAGAGGCCCTCCGGGCAGCCATGAGGACTGGAAACCTGATTTTCcaaggttgatctctgccccacACAGGCAATTGCAGGGGCCTCCAGCCCAGATGGCAGCAGCCAGGGAAACTCTCCCTGTCAAAATGGCCCCTTTACGGCGCTTCCGAGTAGGGCTTGGGAGTCCCTTACCCAGTGAAATCCGTGGGGCAGCTGCTGCTTCCCCATTTCCACTGGGAGGAATGAGGggctgtggggagggggcagagaaggGCCGGCTGCAAGAAGATCCTTCCCAGCCACGCAGAGTATTTCACAGCTGCCTACCAAGGTCCAAAATCAGAAGCAGCAGCTGCCCCTCCTCTGCCCCCCTCAACCTTGCCCGGCGCACCCAGGCAGGAGGTGATatcatggggggggggcgccCCATGGGGGAGAGCAATTCCAGACCAGGCCTAAAAATAGTGGCCAGATGGTTTCCTTCTGGGATAAAAGGAGAGTAGCCGGACCGACACAGGGAAACAGCATTTGGAAGGGGCCAGGCGTGGGCTGGAAAGCAAGACCCCTTCATCTGTGGGGCCCAtcctgaggtgggggggagaagagaggggGCTAAACAGTGAAGAGTCCAGAACTGGCTCAATACAATGTGCCAGCtctccctacacacacacacgggcATCAAAGGCCCCTTCAACGCTGGCAGCAGACTGGGCACAGCCTATCCTGGGCCAGCTGTGCCTCGCAAGCGCCTGAGAAGAGGCCCCTTCACGAGTCATCGGGCTCTGTTCTTCCTCATTCCTTCAAACCACAAGCAGCCACCTTTCCATTTTTGGCAAGGACGAGAGAACCGGAATAAACTCTTGAAATTCTGAGACGGCCTCAGAAAGCCAAGCACAAATCTGGACTCTGAGGCACAGCCAAACAATCCCTCGGCTGGAGGAGACGGTTTTTGTCCCGACTGCTGCAGCCCTAACCTCAACCTCTAGCCACCTTCAGaagggaagccccccccccccgtccccagcAAAGGAGCCTCGGGACCTTCCTCGGAAGTTGGGGCTGCTGGGCCCTTTGGCTTATTTGTGCTGGAGGGCTCCCGTTGGTTTGTGTGTGCCACAGTGAGGCCCTGTggctggaggtttcagaggccttTCTGACCCACGGCGGCCTTGCTGTCTGTTTCGTAACCGTTGGGTTGAGCGGTCAGGGCCTTTTGGGTACAGCCACGTCCATTTTGTGGGAAAGTATCGTGCTGGTGGCCTGCTTCCTTTCTCTGGCGCACCGGGTGGCTGTGGTGTGCTTGTGCCGTCTCCTGGATGACTGGCTTGCGCCTTTGGCACTGGAGCACCTGGCGAGCGGGGGAGGTTTT
Above is a window of Ahaetulla prasina isolate Xishuangbanna chromosome 4, ASM2864084v1, whole genome shotgun sequence DNA encoding:
- the LRCH4 gene encoding leucine-rich repeat and calponin homology domain-containing protein 4 isoform X4, with the translated sequence MAAGEGGAESLPPPSPSLPGLLPGPERALEEAVASGSLSLAGRRLRHFPGGAARRWDLSDTTQADLSRNRFAEVPEDACHLMSLEGLSLYHNCLRSLPPAIANLQALTHLNISRNQISALPACLCHLPLKVLIASNNKLASLPEDIGSLGSLRQLDVSSNELRSLPGSMGGLECLRDLSVRRNQITILPEELAELPLVRLDFSCNLVTRLPVCFRHLRHLQCLLLENNPLQFPPAQVCLKGKIHIFKYLNVEACGKGRPDLAELTQGRPAGFGTCLPDDFYPARQHGGLDSGFHSVDSGSKRWSGNESTDEFSDLSFRIAELARDPKQLREKRGGAGDAGELEQFDYIDSSVNGEEEEEEDSLAEEEAMGPPPAGRTGKAWTGFPGTAPHEEPQKHARIPSQRVGTAEPGLMTGRSSSGAGLAKPEFSAEERRRPELLQLWQERERQHQRWTQGAERPDSSSSSLAEKGSGLPKPKHPGQGAEQPAGSPRHSPRSADPLLRQSSTAASLVPCNASLAQRPSSFLFRSSSQKSIQRSLDSPSPELSSPSRSRAGSQAPDERELLGQLRKAIESHLNLTLAEDLGEALADGVILCQLANRLCPRSVPFIHVPSPAVPKLNAAKSRKNLQSFLAACRQLGIAEAEFCCPRGRGLDDEDLPRLAAAVRALLAADRRSGAA
- the LRCH4 gene encoding leucine-rich repeat and calponin homology domain-containing protein 4 isoform X5, with translation MAAGEGGAESLPPPSPSLPGLLPGPERALEEAVASGSLSLAGRRLRHFPGGAARRWDLSDTTQADLSRNRFAEVPEDACHLMSLEGLSLYHNCLRSLPPAIANLQALTHLNISRNQISALPACLCHLPLKVLIASNNKLASLPEDIGSLGSLRQLDVSSNELRSLPGSMGGLECLRDLSVRRNQITILPEELAELPLVRLDFSCNLVTRLPVCFRHLRHLQCLLLENNPLQFPPAQVCLKGKIHIFKYLNVEACGKGRPDLAELTQGRPAGFGTCLPDDFYPARQHGGLDSGFHSVDSGSKRWSGNESTDEFSDLSFRIAELARDPKQLREKRGGAGDAGELEQFDYIDSSVNGEEEEEEDSLAEEEAMGPPPAGRTGKAWTGFPGTAPHEEPQKHARIPSQRVGTAEPGLMTGRSSSGAGLAKPEFSAEERRRPELLQLWQERERQHQRWTQGAERPDSSSSSLAEKGSGLPKPKHPGQGAEQPAGSPRHSPRSADPLLRQSSTAASLVPCNASLAQRPSSFLFRSSSQKSIQRSLDSPSPELSSPSRSRAGSQAPDERELLGQLRKPKLNAAKSRKNLQSFLAACRQLGIAEVSLCGASDIALLLQGNVRGFLCLLEALLLLLHPAAGGPLAPTALPAHLAGFGVFYACVMLLLYFAYCQLCGFCCC
- the LRCH4 gene encoding leucine-rich repeat and calponin homology domain-containing protein 4 isoform X3; its protein translation is MAAGEGGAESLPPPSPSLPGLLPGPERALEEAVASGSLSLAGRRLRHFPGGAARRWDLSDTTQADLSRNRFAEVPEDACHLMSLEGLSLYHNCLRSLPPAIANLQALTHLNISRNQISALPACLCHLPLKVLIASNNKLASLPEDIGSLGSLRQLDVSSNELRSLPGSMGGLECLRDLSVRRNQITILPEELAELPLVRLDFSCNLVTRLPVCFRHLRHLQCLLLENNPLQFPPAQVCLKGKIHIFKYLNVEACGKGRPDLAELTQGRPAGFGTCLPDDFYPARQHGGLDSGFHSVDSGSKRWSGNESTDEFSDLSFRIAELARDPKQLREKRGGAGDAGELEQFDYIDSSVNGEEEEEEDSLAEEEAMGPPPAGRTGKAWTGFPGTAPHEEPQKHARIPSQRVGTAEPGLMTGRSSSGAGLAKPEFSAEERRRPELLQLWQERERQHQRWTQGAERPDSSSLAEKGSGLPKPKHPGQGAEQPAGSPRHSPRSADPLLRQSSTAASLVPCNASLAQRPSSFLFRSSSQKSIQRSLDSPSPELSSPSRSRAGSQAPDERELLGQLRKAIESHLNLTLAEDLGEALADGVILCQLANRLCPRSVPFIHVPSPAVPKLNAAKSRKNLQSFLAACRQLGIAEVSLCGASDIALLLQGNVRGFLCLLEALLLLLHPAAGGPLAPTALPAHLAGFGVFYACVMLLLYFAYCQLCGFCCC